A segment of the Psilocybe cubensis strain MGC-MH-2018 chromosome 5, whole genome shotgun sequence genome:
TCAAGCACATCACAGTGAGAACTACTGTGGGCATATTGCTGATGCCGCAGAGCACAGAATTTGTATGTCCGTTTTTTATTTTAATGCATACCTTGTTCAACTTATAATAAATGTATGATCTACCCTTACAGAAAAATTGCTTTCGGGATGCATCCGGAATCTGGTGCATCATACTATGGAGACGTTCCTCATCGTTTTATCATAAAAATTATTCCACCAGACCAGCAAAGAGACAATCGGCACACAattacatttttttgtcgtTCATAAACTTGGGTTTGCTGAAGAAAGTCGCGGCCCAACTTTTGGTCTCGAAAATGAATGAGACTACATTCTCTATATGATTGGATTTTGGACGGATTACAACCTTCGacaatcatatagaaaacGGGGCTAGAAAGGTCAGCGACAAGAAATCCAGGTACATTCTTCACATCGACATCAACACCTTTTCAATCATGCTCTCACGTATACTGCATCTACGTCCGATAACTGAGGAGGGGAACTTGCAAACATAATCAATAGCAAGCCTGAGGGCGTACATAATAATCTAGATTGGTATGTTAGGCATTTGGCTATTGAAAAAGCCGAAAGCCGTGTAGGGTTCTGATCGCTTGCTTGAAACCAAGTTCGGTTGTTAACATCGCAAACAGTTTGACTCAATTCCATTACTATTGTCACAAGTCGGACTTCAAACGTTATTTCAATGCTACTACCTtgaacaaaaataaaattttgCGAAGGCCTTGAACCTTACCCCAACCTCTTCAATACTAGTCATCTTTCTGGACACCTTTGTAAAGCTTCGGGATTTGACATCTTGCAATCACGCCTTCCAATTTAATGCCTTTACTAGCTCATTGTTAAGGGATGACTGACGGAATTAGAACACGGAAGACTTTCAACGCCGTTGTTCAACCGCGTGATGTTGATCCCCATATGCTCCTTGGAACTGCTACAATGTATCTCTTCGGACTTCCCACTGTGTAGAGACTGGATGGGGGTTATATCATTTCAGATTGCCATTCTGTCTTTAATGAAGGCCCATTTCTGCTCACTATAATCAAGAAATATGAGCAATAGGCAATTTTCAGTGGAAGAAGTGGCAAAACACGACAAAGAGGGTGATATAGTGAGTCGTTCGACTATCAATCTCAAGACAATAAAACCTCATCTATTACATTCTTTCCCAGTGGGTGATTATCGACGCCAATGTTTATGACCTTTCCAGGTTTTCTGGTATGCACCCCGGGGGACTTTCTGTACTTTTGGACGAAGAAATAGGTGCGTCTTCCGTCAAATATAAGCAACAAATGTATGCTTACACCAAATTCTCTGTCAGCTGGCAAAGATGCGACAGAACACTTCTTCAGTCTTCACCGGCACGAAATCCTTGAAAGGCCTCAGTATAAACGTCTGCAAATTGGTACTGTCATCGGTCAAACACCTCAAATTTTTGCACGCAATGCTGGGGAAATCAGCAAAGTTCCATATGCTGAGCCAACATACCTTACTCCCGGATACTATAGTCCTTATTACAACGAAGTATGTCATTGCCCAAGTTCGAACCGATTCATGTTGTTGACGCCTAATTAGTCCCATCGTAAGTTACAATTTGCCTTCCGCAAATTCGTCGAAGATGTTCTTGTTCCCGATGGACAAATCCACGAGGATGATGGCATAAAACCAGAACAAAAGATTTTCCTGGAAATGGCAAAATACAACATCATTGCTATGAGATTAGGTCCTGGCCCACATTTACAGGGTCTCAAGCTGTTGGGAGATGTTAAACCGGAAGAGGTAAGCCAGCTCTTATTCCTAAACCCATACCCAACTTACTCAAAAAATCTACTTGTCTAGTTCGACAGTTTCCATGATCTAATTATGGCACAGGAATTGTCTCGAGTGCATTCTCGTGCATATATCGATGGCTCAGGGGGCGGGACTTACATTGGTGAATGCAATTACACTTGACTTGTAAACGGTCATAAATCGTGTTGCATTTTACCAGGTCTTCCTCCCATTGTGAACTTTGCGAAGCCTGCTTTGCGGAAAAGAGTTCTTGAAGATGTTTTCTCGGGTCAGAAAACGATTTGCTTGGCCATCACTGAAGCCTTTGCAGGAAGTGACGTAGGCGGGTTGAAATGCACCTCTAAGAGGGTGCCTGGCGGGTTTGTCGTCACTGGAACGTGGGTTTTCAATTTCCCTCTATCTGTTTTCCGCAGTAAACTCACTTGAACGCTGCAGCAAGGTACATGCATGCATTGAAATTATGCAAACTTTTTATGAAAATATTTCGATTTAGAAATGGATTACCAACGGCACATTCGCTGACTATTTTACCACGGGGTGCAGAAGTGAAAAAGGTGGACTCAACGCTTTGCTGATAGAACGGGGACCCGGAGTCGAAACCAAGCCGATCAAGACATCGTATTCAGCCACAGCAGGTACTGCCTACGTCACCTTTCATAATGTCTTCGTCCCAGAAGAGAATCTACTGGGAGAGGAAAATGATGGCCTCCATGTCATCCTTAGTAATTTCAATCACGAGCGGTGAGTAAACTTCGTATGAATTCTTGCTTCAAGTTTATCGATATGGTTAGATGGGGGATGTGTTGCGCAAACATCGCCAGTCAGAGATTGGTCGTCGAAGAATGCTTGAAGTTAGTCCACATTCTTTCTGATACACAGCTCCAAAATTCATATTTCTCAAGATGGGTGTCGCAACGTAAGGTGTTTGGTAAACCACTTAGCTCGCAAGCTGTAATTCGGTCCAAACTTGCCTCTATGATCTCGAGGGTTGAGAGCGCTCAGAGCTGGCTCGAGAATGTTACTTACCAaatgtcaaaaatgaaatataaagagcaggctatttACCTAGCAGGGTTAGTGGATTTAATCATTGCTGATAGGCTCTTGTTCATCTGCATGTTGATAGTCCCATCGCTCTATTGAAGAGATTCACCACGCAGGCTGCCCAAGACACTGCTCGGGATGCCGTTCAGGTGAGGGAGCTAAATTAAGATTTTTGATGCATCATTGAGCTGGTTATAGATATTTGGGGGACGTGGTATCACCAAGACTGGCAAGTCATCACCAAAATTGCAAAAATGCCTACTCACAGCTTTTTAGGGATGGGACGGTTTATCGAAGAGGTAATTTGACAGCCTCTATTTCCACGTACACCTACtaatttcattcagtttcacCGTACCGCACCTTTTGACGCGTGAGTACCGCCCTACAAACAAATATTGCTCAATAATGTTGACCGCATACTCCGCATCGTCAGTGTTTTGGGAGGAGGTGAGATTGCCGTAAGATTTTCCGCTATAATCTTGCTGAACAAATTTGCCACCAGCCGAAGACGTCCTCGGTGACCTCGGAGTTCGTCAAGCCCTTCGCAAAATGCCTAGAGATGTTCGACTATAGAGCCACTAGATGTTTCATGATGAACGGACTTCAAGGCAATCTCCACTCATACCATTAGATGGACAAGACTATACCATCTGTTCAAACAATATATCAAAACGAAATTTCCATCGCCTCACATTTCTGCCTTGTACTGTTCTGTTGTACACATTATTGTTCAATATAGACCATTCACCAAATGTCGTCATGTGGCCTCGACACTCTTTTCTTCGTCAGAATGTAGTTGTTTCGAGTTTTTAACTTCCTTGTTGGTTGGTTCAGGAGGCACATCTCCGAACACTTGATTCATGTCTTCTAGTGATTTTCCTATTTGCTGCAAGTTAAAGATCTGTGAGATTTCTTTATACTTATTGTACTGACCTTTGGTCTCAGGGAAGAATAATGCAATTGCAATGAAATCCACGAAGTTGAGAGAAACAAAGAGCATGTAGAATTTCCAGCCAACTCTTGCTATTCCAAGTGGTGCTACCTATTCATAAAGTTAAGACAGATCTAATGTTGCAGAGTAAGTAATTACCTGTGAGAGGAGAGTGTTGAAGGCCTGATAAATCGCCGTTAACAAGGGTTAAATGCGTGTGATGGGTCAACAGAAAGCTCACCCAGTTTGCACATGTTGCAACACTAGTCCCTATGGAACGAGTACTCGTTGGGAAAACCTTTGAGGATGTCAGAAAGCATTAACGCATCTTAATAACGCAATATTTCTCACTTCTGAAGCCAATACCCAACTGACAGGTCCGAAGctcaaagagaagaaaatacTGGTCAAAAATATCATAGCAATGCCCGCTCTATCATTGCTTGTCAGTAAGGTTTCAAATACTGCTGGACGTGACTCTGTTCTGACCTTTGAGCAGAAGCGTTGGTCTCCGGTGCATCGAGAGGATTTGTGGCTAGTATAGCCGCTAGAATAGAGAAAGTAACGACGAAGCTGCCTGCACCAAACAGAAGAGGCTTCTTGCGTCCTACGCGATCCAAAATAAGTGTGATAAAGCTGGAGAGAATATAGTTAGATGCAGAAATTTGAGAAATATTGCCGGAGTGACGTACAAGATATTGGCAATTGGACCGACGGCGCCGTAGATCCTGGTTGAGAAATTTTAAAAGCTGGAGGAATGTATATGTGCGCGTTCTTTGCAAACTTACCCTTGAACTAGAAGTGCTTTTCCACCGTTGATTCCAAGGGCGGTGTACATTTGTGGCCCATAGTAGTTGATAACTGCCAACAAAAGCTCAGAACAACATTCATCAAGTTTTGCCACAAATATGCGCCTACCATTAATGCCTGTGAACTGACAAAACACCTGTACACCGACAGCGACAAGGGTACGATGGGCCATCGCACGCGTAGCCCACAAGTCACTAATTCTCCTGCTTTTGATAGAATGTTCCGCTTTGATGGTGGTGTACATCTTTGTATACTCCTCATCGGCTGCGACTTTGTCATTTCCGTGCAATTTGAGAACGACTTTGCGTGCCTCGTCATCTCTTCCAACTTCGAGTAGCCAGCGCTGGAATTGATTAAAAAACCATCAGGAAATTACTAAAATACGGGAAACATACAAAGGAAGGTTTAATACGTACAGGACTAAAGGGAAGGAAATGAATGCCGACAAACAGCAAGCCTGCGGGTAGCATCTGTTGGATAGTAAGATCTGACAAAAGGATTGCATTAAAATAGGGTTACCTGCAAACCAAGAGGAAGACGCCAAGAAACATCTGACTTGATAAACTGACAGCCATAGCCAACCTAAACAATTTCATTTCAACGACATATCGGAGCAAGTAAGACGGCAAGGAAACTCACCCAGTTTGCCACAATAAAACCGATGCCAAGCATCTGTTGATTTAACCCGACCAAAAATCCTCGAATTTTAGGAGGTGCAACTTCCGTCTACCAGTAGGGGTTAGAAATGAGGTAATCTCTTCCAGAAAAGAGGGAGAATGTACATTGTACAGAGGCACAGTCATCGAAAGAACACCAATCGCAAGACCAGCGACGATACGCCCAATAAGGAGAGTAGCAACGTTACTGGCTCCAGACTGCATCGCACATCCCCACAATGCAAATATACAACCGATCTGATTTTCAAGTTAGCTTCAGTATGTGTTAAGAAGCGATTTTAGCGGCGTACTTGAATTGTACGCTTGCGGCCAAATCTATCGTTCGCCCTA
Coding sequences within it:
- a CDS encoding High-affinity glucose transporter; the encoded protein is MDHYVAHFGDDPSIKGAIVSTFNGGCFFGAAGAGWANDRFGRKRTIQIGCIFALWGCAMQSGASNVATLLIGRIVAGLAIGVLSMTVPLYNTEVAPPKIRGFLVGLNQQMLGIGFIVANWVGYGCQFIKSDVSWRLPLGLQMLPAGLLFVGIHFLPFSPRWLLEVGRDDEARKVVLKLHGNDKVAADEEYTKMYTTIKAEHSIKSRRISDLWATRAMAHRTLVAVGVQVFCQFTGINVINYYGPQMYTALGINGGKALLVQGIYGAVGPIANIFFITLILDRVGRKKPLLFGAGSFVVTFSILAAILATNPLDAPETNASAQRAGIAMIFLTSIFFSLSFGPVSWVLASEVFPTSTRSIGTSVATCANWAFNTLLSQVAPLGIARVGWKFYMLFVSLNFVDFIAIALFFPETKGKSLEDMNQVFGDVPPEPTNKEVKNSKQLHSDEEKSVEAT
- a CDS encoding Acyl-CoA dehydrogenase apdG yields the protein MSNRQFSVEEVAKHDKEGDIWVIIDANVYDLSRFSGMHPGGLSVLLDEEIAGKDATEHFFSLHRHEILERPQYKRLQIGTVIGQTPQIFARNAGEISKVPYAEPTYLTPGYYSPYYNESHRKLQFAFRKFVEDVLVPDGQIHEDDGIKPEQKIFLEMAKYNIIAMRLGPGPHLQGLKLLGDVKPEEFDSFHDLIMAQELSRVHSRAYIDGSGGGTYIGLPPIVNFAKPALRKRVLEDVFSGQKTICLAITEAFAGSDVGGLKCTSKRVPGGFVVTGTWKWITNGTFADYFTTGCRSEKGGLNALLIERGPGVETKPIKTSYSATAGTAYVTFHNVFVPEENLLGEENDGLHVILSNFNHERWGMCCANIASQRLVVEECLKWVSQRKVFGKPLSSQAVIRSKLASMISRVESAQSWLENVTYQMSKMKYKEQAIYLAGPIALLKRFTTQAAQDTARDAVQIFGGRGITKTGKSSPKLQKCLLTAF